CGAGCGGTACCGCCGGATCTGGGAAGGCAACTTCCAGCGGCTCGATGCCCTGCTCGCTGAGATGAAGGCGATGGATCCACACCATACCCGCCCCGCGCGCTGAGGAGGCCCCCGTGTCACAACCCCGGACCCTGCAGGTGAGCACACCCAACGACCTCGAGATCGTGATCGTGCGCGAATTCGATGCGCCACGGCACCTGGTCTTCGAGGCCCTGCGCACCCCGGAGCTCATCCGGCAGTGGCTGCTCGGCCCGCCGGGGTGGACCATGCCGGTCTGCGAGTTTCCCCAGCTGGCGGGCCAGCCGTACCGCTACGTCTGGCGCAACCAGCAGGGGACGGAGATGGGGATGGGTGGCACGGTGCTGGAGATGGTGCCGCCGGAGCGGATCGTGACCACGGAGCGGTTCGACGACGCCTGGTATCCCGGCGAGGCGGTGGACACGATGGAGCTGGTGGAGCGCGGGGGGCAGACGACGCTCACCATCACGGTGCGGTACGAGTCGAAGGAGGCGCGGGACGTGGCGCTCCGGTCAGGGATGGAAACCGGGATGGCGGCCGGCTACGACCGCCTCGACCAGCTGCTGATCCAGATGGCGGCCGGGAAGCCGTAGCGTGGCCACGGCGAGCCGGGACGTCGCGGCGGTCCTGGCGCTGCTCGAGCGCCGGGGCACCGCGGCCACCCGCAAGGGCATGGCGCGCTACGGCATCGTGGCGACGCGCGCGTACGGCGTGCCGATGGGGACGCTGCTCACGCTGGCCCGGCAGCTCGGCGTGGATCACGCCCTGGCACGGAGCCTGTGGAAGAGCGGGTGGTACGAGGCACGGCTGCTGGCCGCCCTGGTGGGCGACCCGGCCCGGGTGACGGTCCGCGAGATGGACGCCTGGGCGGCGAGCTTCGAGAACTGGGGGGACTGCGACACCGTCTGCTTCAAGCTGTGGGATCGCACGCCGCTGGCGTGGGGGCGGGCGAAGGCGTGGGCGGGCTCGCGGCACGAGCTGGTCCGGCGCGGCGGCTTCGTGCTGCTGGCCTGCCTGGCACTGCACGACAAGGCCGCGCCCGATCGCCGCTTCCTTGCCTTCCTCTCGCTGATCGAGCGGGGCGCCACGGACGAGCGCCCGATGGTACAGAAGGGCGTGAGCTGGGCGCTGCGGAGTATCGGCCGGCGCAACGCCGCACTGCACGAGGCTGCCCTGACGGTGGCCCGGCGGCTGGGGCAGGCGGCGGAGCCGTCGTCGCGATGGGTGGGGAAGGACGCCGTGCGGGAACTCACCAGCCCGAAGGTGCGGGCCGCGCTGGCGCGGCGGCGCACGCGGGTCAGCGCTGCTGCCGCCCGAACCCCGGCTCGACGTGGATGAACGCCGCCGCCACGAATGAGGGCAGCGTGGCCACGCAGGCCCAGATGAAGAACGCGACGTAGCCCAGCCGGCCCTGGAGCCACCCGGCCCACATCCCCGGCAGCATCATCCCGAGCGCCATGAAGCCGGTGCAGATCGCGTAGTGGGCCGCCTTGTGCACCCGGGTGCCGTCGGCGCCGCCGGCCACCATCAGCATGTAGACCAGGTACGCGGTAAACCCGAAGCCGTAGCCGAACTGCTCCAGCGCGATCGCGCCGCTCACGAGCCCCAGCCCCGCCGGCTGCCAGGTGGCCAGCGCCACGAACACCAGGTTGGGCAGGTGCATGCAGAGCATGAGCGGCCACAGGACCCGCCGCAGTCCCGCGCGCGAGATGACCCAGCCGCCGAGCAGCCCGCCCAGCACCAGCGCGCTCACGCCCACCGTGCCGTACGCGATCCCCACGTCTTCCGTCCGCAGCCCGAGCCCCCCGACCTCCCGGGCGTCGAGCAGGAACGGCGTCACCAGCTTGAGCAGCTGGGCCTCGGCGAAGCGATAGAGCAGCAGGAACGCGAGGATGCGCCCGATTCCGGGCTGCCGGAAGAAGGCGGCGAAGACCTCCGCGAAGTCGGCGCCGAACGCCTGGCCCCGCGACACGGGCCGGTCGGCCGCCGGCTCGGGGAGCGCCCAGAGGTGGTAGAGCCCCGCCGCCGCGAAGACCGCCGCCAGCACCGCGAAGACCGTCACCCACGCCGTCACCACGCTGCCGGTCTGCGCCTGCAGCCGGCCGGCCAGGTATACCAGGCCGCCCTGGCCCGCGATCATCGCCAGGCGGTAGAAGGTGCTGCGCACCCCCACGAAGGCGGCCTGGGTGTGCGGCGGCAGCGCCAGCAGGTAGAAGCCGTCGGCGGCGATGTCGTGGGTGGCCGACGCGAACGCCATCAGCCAGAACACCGCGAGGGTGAGCCGCAGGAACTGGGGGGCCGGGAGCGCCAGCGCCACCGTCGCGAGCGCCGCGCCGATGACGAACTGCAGCACGATCACCCAG
The Gemmatimonadota bacterium DNA segment above includes these coding regions:
- a CDS encoding DNA alkylation repair protein — encoded protein: MARYGIVATRAYGVPMGTLLTLARQLGVDHALARSLWKSGWYEARLLAALVGDPARVTVREMDAWAASFENWGDCDTVCFKLWDRTPLAWGRAKAWAGSRHELVRRGGFVLLACLALHDKAAPDRRFLAFLSLIERGATDERPMVQKGVSWALRSIGRRNAALHEAALTVARRLGQAAEPSSRWVGKDAVRELTSPKVRAALARRRTRVSAAAARTPARRG
- a CDS encoding MFS transporter encodes the protein MTLAVVLYKNLGISNTEIALYTSWLYLPWVIKPLWSPLVDLLGTKRRWVIVLQFVIGAALATVALALPAPQFLRLTLAVFWLMAFASATHDIAADGFYLLALPPHTQAAFVGVRSTFYRLAMIAGQGGLVYLAGRLQAQTGSVVTAWVTVFAVLAAVFAAAGLYHLWALPEPAADRPVSRGQAFGADFAEVFAAFFRQPGIGRILAFLLLYRFAEAQLLKLVTPFLLDAREVGGLGLRTEDVGIAYGTVGVSALVLGGLLGGWVISRAGLRRVLWPLMLCMHLPNLVFVALATWQPAGLGLVSGAIALEQFGYGFGFTAYLVYMLMVAGGADGTRVHKAAHYAICTGFMALGMMLPGMWAGWLQGRLGYVAFFIWACVATLPSFVAAAFIHVEPGFGRQQR
- a CDS encoding SRPBCC family protein, with protein sequence MSQPRTLQVSTPNDLEIVIVREFDAPRHLVFEALRTPELIRQWLLGPPGWTMPVCEFPQLAGQPYRYVWRNQQGTEMGMGGTVLEMVPPERIVTTERFDDAWYPGEAVDTMELVERGGQTTLTITVRYESKEARDVALRSGMETGMAAGYDRLDQLLIQMAAGKP